A single genomic interval of Tsukamurella paurometabola harbors:
- a CDS encoding MarR family winged helix-turn-helix transcriptional regulator, which translates to MSDGRPEEPPPEPDEVDLIVRGIVGLAKRIRSDARFVGAEVSYVDFTLLFVLHESPGIRAVDLAEAVSIDKSTASRQLAGLERRGLITRDVDPGNPRSRQLRLTEKAERVLAETDREWRRRIEARTADWSPEELRTFATLIDRYMSVDLPGDTALDQPIVPAKDPTFE; encoded by the coding sequence ATGTCCGACGGCCGGCCGGAGGAGCCCCCGCCCGAGCCCGATGAGGTCGATCTCATCGTCCGGGGGATCGTCGGGCTGGCCAAGCGGATCCGCAGCGATGCGCGGTTCGTCGGCGCCGAGGTCTCCTACGTCGACTTCACGCTGCTGTTCGTGCTCCACGAGTCGCCGGGGATCCGGGCGGTCGATCTGGCCGAGGCGGTGTCGATCGACAAGTCCACCGCCAGTCGTCAGCTCGCGGGCCTGGAACGACGGGGCCTCATCACCCGCGACGTGGACCCCGGCAACCCCCGGTCGCGGCAGCTGCGCCTCACCGAGAAGGCCGAGCGCGTGCTGGCCGAGACCGATCGCGAATGGCGCCGCCGGATCGAGGCCCGGACGGCCGATTGGTCGCCTGAGGAATTGCGCACATTCGCGACCCTGATCGACCGCTACATGAGCGTCGATCTGCCCGGCGATACCGCCCTCGACCAGCCGATTGTCCCCGCTAAGGACCCTACTTTCGAGTAA
- a CDS encoding D-isomer specific 2-hydroxyacid dehydrogenase family protein, translated as MSFDDAPVIAVGPKPDPDFDAAITAGGGEPGPLTRADGLVWTDSRAALPALPPSVRWVQLPFAGVEGFLDSGVLARNPKVVFTSAAGAYSGTVAEQAVALLLAGVRGLWRRETSWDAAGAGARTGRLGGTTVAIVGAGGIGRDVIPALRGLGVKVVAVNRSGSDVSDAVVVTADRLDEVWPAVDHVILAAPSTAETRALVNAKVLAQLQPHSWIINVARGSLIDTDALVDALRKGTIGGVGLDVTDPEPLPDDHPLWSIPNAIITPHVANPPQHLRPALLARVEVNVRRFANGMEPLAVVDADRGY; from the coding sequence ATGTCATTCGACGACGCGCCCGTCATCGCCGTGGGACCGAAGCCCGATCCGGACTTCGACGCCGCGATCACCGCGGGCGGTGGCGAGCCGGGCCCGCTGACCCGTGCCGACGGCCTGGTCTGGACCGATTCCCGCGCGGCCCTGCCCGCGCTGCCGCCGAGCGTGCGCTGGGTCCAGCTGCCCTTCGCCGGGGTGGAGGGCTTCCTCGACAGCGGCGTCCTCGCGCGGAACCCGAAGGTCGTCTTCACCTCGGCCGCCGGTGCCTACTCCGGGACCGTCGCCGAACAGGCGGTCGCGCTGCTGCTCGCGGGTGTCCGCGGCCTGTGGCGGCGCGAGACCTCCTGGGACGCCGCCGGCGCGGGCGCCCGCACCGGGCGCCTCGGCGGCACGACGGTGGCCATCGTCGGCGCGGGCGGCATCGGCCGCGACGTCATCCCCGCGCTCCGCGGGCTCGGCGTCAAGGTCGTCGCCGTGAACCGCTCGGGCTCGGACGTCTCCGACGCGGTCGTCGTGACCGCCGACCGGCTGGACGAGGTGTGGCCCGCCGTCGACCACGTGATCCTGGCGGCACCGTCGACCGCGGAGACCCGCGCCCTCGTGAACGCGAAGGTCCTCGCGCAGCTCCAGCCGCACTCGTGGATCATCAACGTCGCCCGCGGCTCGCTGATCGACACGGACGCACTGGTGGACGCGCTGCGGAAGGGGACGATCGGCGGCGTCGGCCTGGACGTGACCGATCCCGAGCCGCTGCCCGACGATCACCCGCTCTGGTCGATCCCGAACGCGATCATCACCCCGCACGTCGCGAACCCGCCGCAGCACCTGCGGCCCGCGCTGCTCGCCCGCGTCGAGGTCAACGTGCGCCGCTTCGCCAACGGGATGGAGCCGCTGGCCGTCGTCGACGCCGACCGGGGTTACTGA
- a CDS encoding HPr family phosphocarrier protein, with the protein MPSTTVAVGSAVGLHARPAAVIANAVNESGHEVTLSVAGGEPVDAGSALMIMTLGAEQGVEVTVESADQATVDAIAALVAQDLDA; encoded by the coding sequence ATGCCCAGCACCACCGTCGCCGTCGGATCGGCCGTCGGCCTGCACGCCCGCCCCGCCGCCGTGATCGCGAACGCCGTCAACGAGTCGGGCCACGAGGTCACCCTGTCCGTGGCGGGCGGCGAGCCGGTGGACGCCGGCTCGGCGCTGATGATCATGACCCTCGGCGCCGAGCAGGGCGTGGAGGTCACCGTCGAATCCGCCGATCAGGCGACCGTGGACGCGATCGCGGCCCTGGTCGCCCAGGACCTCGACGCCTGA
- a CDS encoding PTS fructose transporter subunit IIABC, which translates to MTESIIAPELVALDVSAGTEKSEVIAYLAGRITDAGRSTSVDGLVEAALAREAQSATGLPGGIAIPHCRAAAVTAASLGFARLDPKVDFGAPDGGADLVFLIAAPESGGSQHMKLLSALARALVRPEFTAALRAAATPDEVVALVEDVIAPKPAEPKSAEPKSAEPTPAATVDAAATASPGSVPAAAPAAAPAGRAPSAGPALVAITACPTGIAHTYMAADALKLAAERAGVELAVETQGSSGSTPLSAQTIARAGAVIFATDVGVKGRERFAGKPVITSGVKRGINEPDAMIAEAVAAATDPHAATVDGAAAASDEAAAAPAGLGGQLKRALLTGVSYMIPFVAAGGLLMALGFLLAGYEIGSDHGDDGMSNGAYFALHDSLWNLPDGGLLQYLGGVSFAIGSAAMKLMIPVLAGYIAYAIADRPGLAPGFVAGVLAGTVNAGFIGGVIGGLLAGVVALWLSRIPLPQWARGLQPVVIIPLLGTLITGGVMYMFLAGPLRWVNEAMTDALNGMSGSSKVALGVVLGLMMCFDLGGPVNKAAYAFGVAGIGLSTAGVPQWEIMAAVMAAGMVPPLALALATFVRPGLFTEPERENGKAALPLGLCFISEGAIPFAAADPLRVIPSMMLGGAVTGGLSMALSAQLCAPHGGVFVLFATNGTWPKFLLALVVGVLVSAVAVVAAKSLAGRSAPADESAQPAAVAA; encoded by the coding sequence ATGACCGAATCGATCATCGCGCCCGAACTGGTCGCGCTCGACGTCTCGGCCGGCACCGAAAAATCCGAGGTGATCGCCTACCTCGCCGGCCGCATCACCGACGCCGGCCGGTCCACCTCCGTGGACGGGCTCGTCGAGGCGGCCCTGGCTCGCGAGGCCCAGTCCGCCACCGGGCTGCCCGGCGGCATCGCCATCCCGCACTGTCGCGCCGCGGCCGTCACCGCCGCGAGCCTCGGCTTCGCCCGCCTCGACCCGAAGGTCGACTTCGGCGCTCCCGACGGCGGCGCCGACCTCGTGTTCCTCATCGCCGCACCGGAATCCGGCGGGTCGCAGCACATGAAGCTGCTCAGCGCTCTGGCGCGCGCGCTCGTGCGGCCCGAGTTCACCGCGGCGCTCCGCGCCGCCGCCACGCCGGACGAGGTGGTCGCGCTCGTCGAGGACGTCATCGCCCCGAAGCCCGCGGAACCGAAGTCCGCCGAACCGAAGTCGGCGGAACCGACGCCGGCCGCGACCGTGGACGCCGCGGCCACCGCCTCGCCGGGTTCGGTACCGGCCGCTGCACCGGCCGCTGCGCCGGCCGGGCGGGCGCCGTCGGCCGGGCCCGCGCTGGTGGCGATCACGGCCTGCCCGACGGGGATCGCCCACACCTACATGGCCGCCGACGCGCTCAAGCTGGCCGCCGAGCGCGCCGGCGTGGAGCTCGCGGTGGAGACGCAGGGGTCCTCCGGGTCGACGCCGCTGTCGGCGCAGACCATCGCCCGCGCGGGCGCGGTCATCTTCGCCACCGACGTCGGCGTCAAGGGGCGGGAGCGCTTCGCGGGCAAGCCCGTCATCACGTCCGGCGTCAAGCGCGGCATCAACGAGCCGGACGCGATGATCGCCGAGGCGGTCGCCGCCGCGACCGATCCGCACGCCGCGACCGTCGACGGGGCCGCGGCCGCGAGCGACGAAGCCGCCGCGGCGCCGGCGGGGCTGGGCGGGCAGCTCAAGCGCGCGCTGCTCACCGGCGTCAGCTACATGATCCCCTTCGTCGCCGCAGGCGGCCTCCTCATGGCCCTCGGCTTCCTCCTGGCGGGCTACGAGATCGGCAGCGACCACGGCGACGACGGCATGTCCAACGGCGCCTACTTCGCGCTCCACGATTCGCTGTGGAACCTGCCCGACGGCGGCCTGCTGCAGTACCTCGGCGGCGTCAGCTTCGCGATCGGGAGCGCGGCGATGAAGCTGATGATCCCGGTGCTCGCCGGCTACATCGCGTACGCCATCGCCGACCGGCCCGGGCTCGCACCGGGATTCGTCGCGGGCGTGCTCGCGGGGACGGTGAACGCGGGCTTCATCGGCGGCGTCATCGGCGGCCTGCTGGCGGGCGTCGTCGCACTGTGGCTCTCGCGGATCCCGCTGCCGCAGTGGGCCCGCGGCCTGCAGCCCGTGGTGATCATCCCGCTGCTCGGCACGCTCATCACGGGCGGCGTCATGTACATGTTCCTGGCCGGTCCGCTGCGCTGGGTGAACGAGGCCATGACGGACGCCCTGAACGGCATGAGCGGCAGCAGCAAGGTCGCGCTCGGTGTGGTCCTCGGCCTCATGATGTGCTTCGATCTCGGCGGCCCGGTGAACAAGGCCGCCTACGCCTTCGGCGTCGCCGGCATCGGACTCAGCACGGCCGGCGTCCCGCAGTGGGAGATCATGGCCGCCGTGATGGCCGCGGGCATGGTGCCGCCGCTGGCGCTCGCCCTCGCGACCTTCGTCCGGCCCGGCCTGTTCACCGAGCCCGAGCGGGAGAACGGCAAGGCGGCCCTGCCGCTCGGCCTGTGCTTCATCTCCGAGGGCGCCATCCCGTTCGCGGCGGCGGACCCGCTGCGCGTGATCCCGTCGATGATGCTCGGCGGCGCAGTGACGGGCGGCCTGTCCATGGCGCTCAGTGCGCAGCTGTGCGCCCCGCACGGCGGCGTCTTCGTCCTGTTCGCGACGAACGGCACCTGGCCGAAGTTCCTGCTCGCGCTCGTCGTGGGTGTCCTGGTGAGCGCCGTGGCCGTCGTCGCGGCGAAGAGCCTCGCCGGCCGGAGCGCCCCTGCGGACGAATCCGCCCAGCCCGCGGCGGTCGCCGCGTAA
- a CDS encoding 1-phosphofructokinase family hexose kinase, which translates to MIVTVTANPSLDRLVALGDTLRRGAVHRAAAVAADPGGKGVNVSRVVHAAGERTVAVLPADQGDPLLVGLSRLGVPAIPVPVGHEVRSNITVTEPDGTTTKLNAPGAPLAPEAVRALEEAIVSAADGAAWLALCGSLPPGLPDDWYARLADRLGAREDGPRIAVDTSGPALASSAVRGIALLKPNAEELAELVGRGPEAGAEFESRAAAGDLAPVRTAAEELHRATGATVLATLGGAGALLVTGEGAWAASPPPIAVRSTVGAGDSSLAGYLIAHARGATPPERLVLAVAHGAAAAALPGTQAPRPEDLAVADVRVLAL; encoded by the coding sequence ATGATCGTGACGGTCACCGCCAACCCCAGCCTGGACCGGCTGGTCGCCCTCGGCGACACGCTCCGGCGCGGCGCCGTGCACCGTGCCGCGGCGGTCGCGGCGGACCCGGGCGGCAAGGGCGTCAACGTCTCCCGCGTGGTGCACGCCGCGGGGGAGCGCACGGTCGCCGTGCTCCCCGCCGACCAGGGGGACCCGCTGCTCGTGGGACTCTCCCGCCTCGGCGTCCCCGCGATCCCCGTCCCCGTGGGCCACGAGGTGCGCAGCAACATCACCGTCACCGAGCCCGACGGCACCACGACGAAGCTCAACGCGCCCGGCGCGCCGCTGGCGCCGGAAGCCGTGCGGGCCCTGGAGGAGGCGATCGTCTCCGCCGCCGACGGTGCCGCCTGGCTCGCCCTGTGCGGCTCGCTCCCGCCCGGCCTCCCGGACGACTGGTACGCCCGTCTCGCCGACCGTCTGGGCGCACGCGAGGACGGCCCGCGGATCGCCGTCGACACCTCCGGACCGGCGCTCGCCTCCTCCGCGGTGCGCGGGATCGCGCTGCTCAAGCCGAACGCCGAGGAGCTCGCCGAGCTGGTGGGGCGCGGCCCGGAGGCCGGGGCGGAGTTCGAGAGTCGCGCGGCTGCAGGTGATCTCGCCCCGGTTCGCACCGCCGCCGAGGAGCTGCACCGCGCCACCGGCGCCACCGTCCTCGCAACGCTCGGCGGCGCGGGCGCACTGCTGGTCACCGGCGAGGGCGCGTGGGCCGCCTCCCCGCCGCCGATCGCGGTGCGCAGCACCGTCGGCGCCGGCGACAGCTCCCTCGCGGGGTACCTCATCGCCCACGCGCGCGGCGCCACGCCGCCCGAACGTCTCGTCCTCGCGGTCGCCCACGGCGCCGCGGCCGCCGCACTGCCGGGCACCCAGGCGCCCCGCCCCGAGGATCTCGCCGTCGCCGACGTGCGGGTCCTCGCCCTGTAG
- a CDS encoding DeoR/GlpR family DNA-binding transcription regulator produces MYAEERQRAISELVGGRGRASVMELAERFDVTPETVRRDLDALERLGGVRRVHGGVVAAGVLAGAESGLGEREGTNAEAKRAIGAAARRFLPPAGGSILFDAGTSTIAAAREVPANLHITAITNSVPVAAALSTREAVELRLLGGRVRGLTQAAVGAGTVAEIAGLRTDVAIVGANGLSADRGLSTPDADEAAVKTAMVRAADFVVVVVDSSKFDRESLVAFAGLDAVDVLVTDAAPAGPLAAALADHGVDVEVVAR; encoded by the coding sequence ATGTACGCGGAGGAACGACAGCGCGCGATCAGCGAACTGGTCGGCGGTCGCGGCCGCGCGTCCGTCATGGAGCTGGCCGAACGCTTCGACGTGACCCCGGAGACGGTGCGCCGCGACCTGGACGCGCTCGAGCGGCTCGGCGGCGTCCGGCGCGTGCACGGCGGTGTCGTCGCGGCGGGCGTCCTCGCCGGCGCCGAATCGGGCCTGGGGGAGCGCGAGGGCACGAACGCCGAGGCCAAGCGCGCGATCGGTGCCGCGGCCCGGCGCTTCCTCCCCCCGGCGGGCGGTTCGATCCTCTTCGACGCGGGGACCTCCACCATCGCCGCCGCCCGGGAGGTCCCGGCGAACCTGCACATCACCGCGATCACCAACTCCGTGCCCGTCGCCGCCGCGCTGTCGACGCGCGAGGCGGTCGAACTGCGGCTGCTCGGCGGCCGCGTCCGGGGCCTCACTCAGGCGGCGGTCGGCGCGGGCACCGTCGCCGAGATCGCGGGACTGCGCACGGACGTGGCGATCGTCGGCGCCAACGGGCTCAGTGCCGATCGCGGCCTCTCCACGCCCGATGCGGACGAGGCCGCCGTCAAGACCGCGATGGTCCGGGCCGCGGACTTCGTGGTCGTGGTCGTCGACTCGTCCAAGTTCGACCGGGAGAGCCTCGTCGCCTTCGCCGGACTGGACGCGGTGGACGTCCTGGTCACCGACGCCGCGCCCGCCGGCCCGCTGGCGGCGGCGCTCGCGGATCACGGCGTGGACGTCGAGGTCGTCGCCCGATGA
- a CDS encoding phosphoenolpyruvate--protein phosphotransferase, translating into MTSQQSTAPGLAVLTGTPVVPGVAYAPVMWPGARPELPPPVDLPEGDRDAEATRFSTAAQAVADRLRARAAQAQGAAAEVLGANAGLASDKAWIGTTEKLIRAGTPAANAVAAATEQFADMFTNLGGLMAERVTDLRDVRDRVVAELLGGPEPGVPVPDAPSILLADDLAPADTAGLDPALIVGIGTRLGGATSHTAIIARQLGIPCIVGLAGAGTVDAGTPVLLDGGAGTVTVAPDEARARARVTEAAREAAEIARWRGPGHTSDGAPVAILANVQDGAGARSAAERQVEGVGLFRTELAFLDRADEPSVEEQASLYREVIDAFPGRKVVIRTLDAGSDKPLKFVDHGEEENPALGVRGIRIADADPGLLDRQLDAIAAAAEGAAAQPWVMAPMIATAAEARGFAAKCRARGLTAGVMVEVPAVALCADAVLAEVDFVSLGTNDLTQYAMAADRMSTELAALTDPWQPAVLRLIELTARAGTAAGKPVGVCGEAAADPLLACVLVGLGVTSLSCAAGAAAAVGARVGSVTLQQCRWAAEAAVAAADPQSAREAARAAMA; encoded by the coding sequence ATGACTTCGCAGCAGTCGACCGCGCCCGGCCTGGCCGTCCTCACCGGCACCCCCGTCGTCCCCGGGGTCGCCTACGCACCCGTGATGTGGCCCGGCGCGCGACCCGAGCTGCCCCCGCCCGTCGACCTGCCGGAGGGCGATCGCGACGCCGAGGCCACCCGGTTCTCCACCGCGGCGCAGGCCGTCGCCGACCGGCTGCGCGCCCGCGCCGCACAGGCTCAGGGCGCCGCGGCGGAGGTACTCGGCGCGAACGCCGGCCTCGCCTCCGACAAGGCGTGGATCGGCACCACCGAGAAGCTGATCCGGGCGGGCACCCCGGCCGCGAACGCGGTCGCCGCGGCGACCGAGCAGTTCGCGGACATGTTCACCAACCTCGGCGGCCTCATGGCCGAGCGGGTGACCGACCTGCGCGACGTGCGCGACCGCGTGGTCGCGGAGCTGCTCGGCGGCCCCGAGCCCGGCGTCCCGGTGCCGGACGCACCGTCGATCCTGCTCGCCGACGATCTCGCGCCCGCCGATACCGCGGGCCTGGACCCGGCCCTCATCGTGGGCATCGGCACCCGGCTCGGCGGCGCGACCAGCCACACCGCGATCATCGCGCGACAGCTCGGCATCCCGTGCATCGTCGGCCTGGCGGGCGCCGGCACCGTCGATGCGGGCACGCCCGTGCTGCTCGACGGCGGCGCGGGCACCGTCACCGTCGCCCCGGACGAGGCGCGGGCGCGGGCGCGGGTGACGGAGGCGGCCCGGGAGGCCGCCGAGATCGCACGGTGGCGCGGGCCCGGGCACACCTCCGACGGCGCCCCCGTCGCGATCCTCGCCAACGTGCAGGACGGGGCGGGCGCGCGGAGCGCCGCTGAACGGCAGGTCGAGGGGGTGGGCCTGTTCCGGACGGAGCTCGCCTTCCTCGATCGCGCCGACGAGCCGTCGGTCGAGGAACAGGCCTCGCTGTACCGCGAGGTCATCGACGCGTTCCCCGGCCGGAAGGTCGTGATCCGCACGCTGGACGCCGGCTCCGACAAGCCGCTGAAGTTCGTCGACCACGGCGAGGAGGAGAACCCGGCACTGGGGGTCCGCGGCATTCGCATCGCGGACGCCGACCCCGGACTGCTGGACCGGCAACTGGACGCGATCGCCGCCGCCGCCGAGGGCGCCGCGGCGCAGCCGTGGGTGATGGCGCCGATGATCGCCACCGCGGCGGAGGCGCGCGGATTCGCGGCGAAGTGCCGCGCGCGGGGGCTGACCGCGGGCGTCATGGTGGAGGTGCCCGCCGTCGCGCTGTGCGCCGATGCCGTCCTGGCCGAGGTGGACTTCGTCTCCCTCGGCACCAACGACCTGACGCAGTACGCCATGGCCGCCGATCGGATGAGCACCGAGCTGGCCGCGCTCACCGACCCGTGGCAGCCCGCGGTGCTGCGGTTGATCGAGCTCACCGCCCGCGCGGGCACCGCGGCGGGCAAGCCCGTCGGCGTGTGCGGCGAGGCCGCGGCCGATCCGCTGCTCGCCTGCGTGCTCGTCGGCCTCGGCGTGACCTCGCTGTCGTGCGCCGCCGGCGCCGCGGCGGCCGTGGGCGCACGGGTCGGCTCCGTGACGCTGCAGCAGTGCCGGTGGGCGGCCGAGGCGGCGGTCGCCGCCGCCGACCCGCAGTCCGCGCGGGAGGCCGCACGCGCCGCAATGGCCTGA